A portion of the Corynebacterium rouxii genome contains these proteins:
- a CDS encoding dipeptide/oligopeptide/nickel ABC transporter permease/ATP-binding protein, with translation MRRNLTENLETKAGHRFTGLKSLPVASKIALIFLALIAAIAIFAPLISSYDPLASSTPVQPPSGEHWFGTDAIGRDIFARVAFGARSSLVIGLCATAAALAAAAVLGSVAATGGKVVSEVLMRILDIIMSFPGIALAAVFVAVFGTSLPVLVFAIGFLYVPQLSRVVRANILSEFGEDYVAAAKVMGARIPHILLKHVARNTIAPIAVFATVLVADAIVFEASLSFINAGVKPPEPSWGNILADGKQLLLSGAWWPTFFPGLMILLTVLALNILSEGLTDAMASPRIKRTAAVSDNDPTIDKRNTLGHTTEEEAAKALNTSLAKLRDAEMSEDRRLNYTRGEEPLIVVKDLSIAFPNAHGDVKIVDKVNFTVAPGETMGLVGESGCGKSLIAMTIMGLLPPTAVITGEILYGGKNLLEMSADERNALRGHDMAMIYQDALSSLNPSMLISTQLNQLIRRGGKRTAEELMELVGLDPVRTLKSYPHELSGGQRQRVLIAMALTRNPRLLIADEPTTALDVTVQHQVVDLLNELREKLGFSMIFVSHDLALVAKLAHKITVMYAGQVVEQGHTRELLADPHHEYTRGLLGAVLSIESGASRLYQVPGTVPSPREFVAGDRFAPRSSHPQLGLNQKPVMRAIDGTSTHRWAATDELLAAMQSKGE, from the coding sequence ATGCGACGCAACCTGACAGAAAACCTCGAAACCAAAGCAGGCCACCGTTTTACCGGTCTTAAGTCCCTGCCTGTAGCCTCTAAGATCGCTTTGATCTTCCTCGCTCTCATCGCTGCAATAGCTATCTTTGCGCCATTGATCTCCAGCTATGACCCTCTCGCATCTTCTACCCCAGTTCAGCCGCCAAGTGGTGAGCACTGGTTCGGTACTGACGCCATCGGTCGTGACATTTTTGCTCGCGTCGCCTTCGGCGCCCGTTCCTCCCTCGTCATCGGCTTGTGCGCTACCGCAGCAGCTCTCGCAGCTGCCGCTGTTCTCGGTTCCGTTGCTGCTACTGGCGGCAAGGTTGTCTCCGAAGTTTTGATGCGCATTTTGGACATCATTATGTCCTTCCCAGGCATCGCTTTGGCAGCCGTGTTCGTCGCAGTGTTCGGCACCTCGCTTCCTGTGCTGGTGTTTGCCATCGGCTTCCTGTACGTCCCACAGTTGTCTCGTGTGGTTCGCGCTAATATCTTGAGCGAGTTTGGCGAGGACTACGTTGCTGCCGCCAAGGTGATGGGCGCTCGTATCCCTCACATCCTCCTCAAGCACGTTGCACGCAATACAATTGCTCCTATCGCCGTGTTCGCTACCGTGCTGGTTGCAGACGCTATCGTCTTCGAAGCTTCCTTGTCCTTCATTAACGCTGGTGTGAAGCCACCAGAGCCTTCATGGGGCAACATCTTGGCCGACGGCAAGCAGCTTCTGCTCTCCGGTGCATGGTGGCCTACGTTCTTCCCAGGTTTGATGATTCTGCTGACAGTGCTCGCTTTGAACATTCTGTCCGAGGGCCTGACCGATGCCATGGCTTCGCCTCGTATCAAGCGCACCGCAGCTGTTTCCGACAATGATCCTACGATCGACAAGCGCAACACCTTGGGTCATACCACTGAGGAAGAAGCCGCCAAGGCTTTGAACACTTCGCTGGCTAAGCTGCGTGATGCGGAAATGTCGGAGGATCGTCGCCTAAACTACACCCGCGGCGAAGAACCTCTGATCGTGGTCAAGGACCTCAGCATCGCGTTCCCGAACGCTCACGGCGATGTCAAGATCGTGGACAAAGTCAACTTCACCGTCGCACCAGGCGAAACCATGGGTCTAGTTGGCGAGTCCGGTTGTGGTAAGTCCTTGATCGCTATGACCATCATGGGTCTGTTGCCTCCAACCGCTGTTATCACCGGTGAGATCCTCTACGGCGGCAAGAACCTGTTGGAAATGTCCGCTGACGAGCGCAACGCACTGCGCGGCCACGACATGGCCATGATCTACCAGGATGCACTCAGTTCCTTGAACCCCTCGATGCTGATTAGCACCCAGCTCAACCAGCTGATTCGCCGTGGCGGCAAACGCACCGCAGAAGAGCTCATGGAGCTTGTGGGCTTGGATCCAGTTCGTACCCTGAAGTCTTACCCTCACGAGCTTTCCGGTGGCCAACGCCAGCGCGTACTCATCGCTATGGCGTTGACCCGCAATCCTCGCTTGCTCATTGCCGACGAGCCCACCACGGCTCTCGACGTCACCGTGCAACACCAAGTGGTGGATCTGCTCAACGAGCTGCGCGAAAAGCTCGGCTTCTCTATGATCTTCGTCAGCCACGACCTTGCGCTGGTTGCTAAGCTCGCGCACAAGATCACCGTCATGTACGCAGGTCAGGTTGTCGAGCAGGGCCACACCCGCGAGCTACTTGCCGATCCACACCACGAATACACCCGCGGCCTCCTCGGCGCTGTGCTGTCCATCGAATCCGGCGCATCTCGCCTCTACCAGGTGCCTGGTACGGTTCCAAGCCCTCGTGAGTTTGTTGCTGGCGACCGCTTCGCACCGCGTTCTAGCCACCCACAGCTTGGCCTCAACCAGAAGCCAGTCATGCGTGCTATCGACGGAACGTCCACCCACCGCTGGGCTGCTACCGATGAGCTCCTAGCAGCGATGCAGAGCAAAGGAGAATAG
- a CDS encoding ABC transporter permease translates to MSNLLRLIGRRLVALPIMILGVTFLVFFIMSFSPADPARLALGETASLEALEEYRESHGLNDPLLVRYFHFLGDMLHGDLGTTTGNTPVTDVVARAFPITLQLTMWGLLIAVVFALIFGVIAALYRDRWPDQVIRVVSIAALATPSFWLAILLIQWLGTIPGAWGLFPALVTGWTKMTENPQIYFNNIFLPAFALGVPVAGSLTRVVRTAMVEELDKDYVRTAIGSGIPKSEVISRNVLRNALITPITVLGLRVGYLMGGAVIIEIIFNIQAMGQLILDGVTRNDVFLVQGVTLTVAVAFIIINIIVDMLYVLVNPRIRSI, encoded by the coding sequence ATGTCTAACCTCCTTCGTCTGATTGGTAGGCGCCTCGTCGCGTTGCCGATCATGATTCTCGGTGTGACGTTCCTCGTATTCTTCATCATGTCCTTCAGCCCCGCCGACCCAGCCCGTTTGGCCCTCGGTGAAACAGCATCGCTTGAAGCTCTCGAAGAGTACCGGGAATCCCACGGCCTCAACGATCCCCTCCTTGTCCGTTATTTCCACTTCCTCGGCGACATGTTGCACGGCGACTTGGGCACCACCACCGGTAACACCCCCGTCACCGACGTTGTAGCCCGCGCATTCCCTATCACCTTGCAGCTGACCATGTGGGGCCTGCTCATCGCAGTTGTGTTCGCTCTCATCTTCGGCGTTATCGCAGCCTTGTACCGTGATCGCTGGCCTGACCAGGTCATCCGTGTCGTTTCTATCGCAGCGCTTGCAACTCCTTCCTTCTGGTTGGCTATCTTGCTCATCCAGTGGTTGGGCACCATCCCCGGCGCGTGGGGCCTATTCCCTGCCCTTGTCACCGGCTGGACCAAGATGACGGAAAACCCCCAGATCTACTTCAACAACATCTTCCTTCCGGCATTCGCCCTCGGCGTTCCGGTTGCCGGCTCGTTGACTCGTGTTGTGCGTACAGCCATGGTGGAAGAGCTCGATAAGGACTATGTCCGTACCGCAATTGGTTCGGGTATCCCGAAGTCAGAAGTTATTTCTCGAAATGTTTTGCGCAATGCTTTGATTACCCCCATTACGGTTCTCGGCCTCCGCGTCGGCTACCTCATGGGTGGCGCCGTGATCATCGAAATCATCTTCAACATCCAGGCTATGGGTCAGCTGATCCTCGACGGTGTGACGCGTAACGACGTCTTCCTCGTCCAGGGCGTAACACTTACCGTGGCCGTGGCCTTCATCATCATTAACATCATCGTTGACATGCTGTACGTGCTCGTCAACCCACGCATCAGGAGCATCTAA
- a CDS encoding ABC transporter substrate-binding protein — MSMDSQRRYSRRDFFKISGAVGLAAGFAATLSACAPDNSGSSASGSQAAAGSANNDGTINAAISYELGTNGYDPMSTTAALTVAANWHTLEGLTEIDPATGETYAALAKEMPKANGTEVEVTLRDGAKFHDGSAVTADDVVFSFERVLDKANKSLYASFIPFITSVEKKDDKTVIFKLSTETGVFASRLAVVKIVPKAAVEKDADAFSANPIGSGPYKMTDNGGTSKTVKFERFEDYNGPKPARAKNMVWQIIPDASTRTNALQSKSVQAIDSVPYLSIDQLKGTHTVESVQGFGLLFAMFNNDKSNPFSDLKNRQAFLYGIDIDKVIKTALLGQATAPTSFLHKEHPQYHEAKVVYSHDAEKAKALFKETGLTKLRMLCTDHDWVKKCTPLIQESLTALGIQVDFTEKKSSDVYNTIDGKPEAYDVVIAPGDPSVFGTDPDLLMRWWYSGDTWTDTRMHWKGTEAYTKLQEVLDAGLTTTSESEQKSKWHEALDIISENVPLYPLFHRKAPTAWDASTLVDFKPISLTGLSFSGVGTTQ; from the coding sequence ATGAGCATGGATTCACAGCGCCGCTACTCTCGCCGCGATTTCTTCAAGATCTCCGGCGCAGTCGGACTCGCAGCAGGCTTCGCCGCCACCCTCTCGGCGTGTGCCCCCGATAACAGCGGTTCTTCCGCATCCGGCAGCCAAGCAGCAGCCGGCTCCGCCAATAACGATGGCACCATTAACGCAGCAATCTCTTATGAATTGGGCACCAATGGCTATGACCCAATGTCCACCACTGCCGCACTGACGGTTGCTGCCAACTGGCACACTCTCGAAGGCCTGACCGAAATTGACCCAGCAACCGGCGAGACTTACGCAGCTTTGGCTAAGGAAATGCCAAAGGCTAACGGCACTGAGGTTGAGGTCACGCTTCGCGACGGCGCCAAGTTCCACGATGGCAGCGCAGTCACCGCCGATGACGTTGTCTTTTCCTTCGAGCGCGTTTTGGACAAGGCCAACAAGAGCCTGTACGCCTCCTTCATTCCGTTCATCACCAGCGTAGAGAAGAAGGACGACAAGACCGTCATCTTCAAGCTCTCCACCGAGACGGGCGTTTTTGCTAGCCGCCTTGCAGTTGTCAAGATCGTTCCTAAGGCAGCCGTCGAAAAGGATGCTGACGCATTCTCCGCTAACCCAATCGGTTCCGGCCCTTACAAGATGACCGACAACGGCGGTACCTCTAAGACCGTGAAGTTCGAGCGTTTCGAGGATTACAACGGCCCTAAGCCAGCTCGCGCAAAGAACATGGTTTGGCAGATCATCCCAGATGCTTCCACCCGTACCAATGCCTTGCAGTCCAAGTCCGTCCAGGCAATCGACTCGGTTCCTTACCTCTCCATCGACCAGCTCAAGGGCACCCACACTGTGGAATCCGTCCAGGGCTTCGGCTTGTTGTTCGCGATGTTCAACAACGACAAGTCCAACCCATTTAGCGACTTGAAGAACCGCCAAGCATTCCTCTATGGCATCGACATAGACAAGGTCATCAAGACCGCTCTGCTCGGCCAGGCAACCGCACCTACCTCCTTCCTCCACAAGGAGCACCCTCAGTACCACGAGGCCAAGGTTGTCTACTCGCACGATGCAGAAAAGGCAAAGGCTTTGTTCAAGGAGACTGGCCTTACCAAGCTGCGCATGCTGTGCACCGACCACGACTGGGTTAAGAAGTGCACCCCCTTGATTCAGGAATCCCTCACCGCTTTGGGCATTCAGGTCGACTTCACCGAGAAGAAGTCCTCGGATGTTTACAACACCATCGACGGCAAGCCGGAGGCTTACGACGTTGTGATCGCACCTGGCGACCCATCCGTATTCGGCACCGACCCTGACCTGCTCATGCGCTGGTGGTACTCCGGAGACACTTGGACCGATACTCGTATGCACTGGAAGGGCACCGAAGCTTACACCAAGCTTCAAGAGGTCCTCGACGCAGGTCTTACAACTACCAGCGAGTCCGAGCAGAAGAGCAAGTGGCACGAGGCTCTCGACATCATCTCCGAGAACGTTCCTCTCTACCCGCTGTTCCACCGCAAGGCACCGACCGCATGGGATGCAAGCACGTTGGTTGACTTTAAGCCGATCTCCCTGACCGGCCTGAGCTTCTCGGGTGTTGGCACCACTCAGTAG
- a CDS encoding FadR/GntR family transcriptional regulator: MKDHLGSSFGKNPTVLAIENYIRENGLTPGDVLPSEAAICEHLGVSRSSVREAMRTLASLDVVEIRHGHGTYVGKMSMAPLVNGMVLRLTLNEKSAIENLQHVVGMRIALDRNNAKELAAYYKGRETPKLDQIVEEMKIQFERGESFEHQDFLFHQLLNNHLSNPLMQEFSMALWEIHTRVVPRLGLRDPEDISNTVQAHAHMVEALRAGDVDRLLETIDEHYQPLLSILEKKRQYVEQTEHAAESQKGTPHL, encoded by the coding sequence GTGAAGGACCATTTAGGGAGCAGCTTCGGCAAAAACCCCACCGTCTTAGCCATTGAAAACTACATACGTGAAAACGGCCTTACCCCAGGAGACGTACTCCCCTCAGAGGCCGCCATCTGTGAACACCTAGGTGTATCCCGCTCCTCAGTACGAGAAGCCATGAGAACCTTGGCGTCCCTTGATGTTGTAGAAATTCGCCATGGGCACGGAACCTACGTTGGAAAAATGTCCATGGCTCCACTCGTCAACGGCATGGTCCTCAGGCTGACGCTCAACGAAAAATCCGCGATCGAAAACCTCCAACATGTAGTAGGTATGCGCATCGCCCTCGACCGCAACAACGCTAAAGAACTCGCCGCCTATTACAAAGGACGTGAAACCCCCAAGCTCGACCAAATCGTGGAAGAAATGAAAATCCAATTCGAGCGCGGCGAATCCTTTGAACACCAAGACTTCCTCTTCCACCAACTGCTCAACAACCATCTCTCCAACCCGCTCATGCAGGAATTTTCCATGGCACTGTGGGAAATTCACACCCGCGTTGTGCCACGGTTGGGACTACGCGACCCCGAAGACATCTCCAACACTGTCCAAGCACACGCACACATGGTAGAAGCGCTGCGTGCGGGAGACGTCGACAGGCTGCTAGAAACCATCGACGAGCACTACCAGCCACTGCTCAGCATCCTAGAGAAGAAACGCCAATACGTCGAACAAACAGAGCACGCAGCTGAATCCCAGAAAGGCACCCCCCACCTATGA
- a CDS encoding ROK family protein — translation MTHALGVDIGGTKIAVGIVDTTDPTTVINRHIVPTPDHDVINQVRYAIAHIITPEVTSIGIGAPGVIDETTGVVVSSGPTMQGWAGTRIAETITEEFSLPVAVHNDVRVMGLGESIYGAGRDYNNVLFVSLGTGVGGAIVRDGQLVASPHHTAGELRALIGRLPDGRADLLENFAAGPGLARRFGELYPEHAGRDLRSIMELYHAGDATAHEYITSTLEAAGETIAGFTSAIDVDAIVIGGGVGNIGTAIIEPFARGFAAHAIPPLGEIPIRQAQLGTDAPIVGAAYLGHSAIA, via the coding sequence ATGACGCACGCACTCGGTGTCGACATCGGCGGCACCAAAATCGCAGTCGGAATCGTCGACACCACCGATCCCACTACCGTGATCAACCGACACATCGTCCCCACACCCGATCACGACGTCATCAACCAGGTTCGCTACGCCATCGCCCACATCATCACCCCCGAAGTAACCAGTATCGGCATTGGCGCGCCGGGTGTGATCGACGAAACCACCGGCGTAGTCGTCTCCTCAGGGCCCACCATGCAAGGCTGGGCAGGCACACGCATCGCCGAAACTATTACGGAAGAGTTTTCGCTTCCCGTCGCCGTGCATAACGACGTCCGCGTCATGGGACTCGGCGAATCCATCTACGGTGCAGGGCGCGACTACAACAACGTACTCTTTGTCAGCCTTGGTACCGGAGTTGGCGGTGCGATCGTCCGAGACGGGCAACTAGTAGCCTCCCCACACCACACCGCGGGCGAACTACGAGCACTAATCGGCAGGCTTCCTGACGGCCGCGCGGATCTTCTAGAAAACTTCGCCGCAGGCCCAGGACTGGCACGACGATTCGGTGAGCTCTACCCAGAACACGCAGGTCGCGACCTACGATCCATCATGGAGCTCTACCATGCAGGTGACGCCACCGCCCACGAGTACATCACTTCCACACTGGAAGCAGCAGGCGAAACCATCGCGGGATTCACAAGCGCCATCGACGTAGACGCCATCGTGATAGGCGGTGGAGTAGGCAACATCGGCACTGCCATCATCGAACCATTTGCCCGCGGATTTGCTGCTCACGCCATCCCACCACTAGGCGAGATCCCTATTCGCCAAGCGCAACTTGGCACCGACGCACCGATCGTGGGCGCCGCATACCTAGGTCACAGTGCCATCGCATAA
- a CDS encoding N-acetylmannosamine-6-phosphate 2-epimerase, which produces MDRNAFISQVGGSLIVSAQAPTGHPLRDTRTIAFLAKAAEYGGSTAIRCGGYGGLDDIAAVREAVSVPVIGLTKEGDTGVYITPTIASAVAVAQAGADVVAIDATLRPRQDGSTFKEQVDAVHAEGKLAMADIATAEEAVQAHRDGADIISTTLAGYTENREKTHGPDIKLIKEIRELLGDEIFLIGEGRFHSPEHVKQGFSAGIDAVIVGTAITDTAWVTTQFANAARGN; this is translated from the coding sequence ATGGACCGCAATGCCTTTATTTCCCAAGTAGGTGGCAGCTTGATCGTGTCAGCACAAGCACCAACGGGGCACCCACTGCGCGACACCCGCACCATCGCCTTCCTCGCAAAAGCCGCGGAATACGGTGGATCCACTGCTATTCGCTGTGGCGGCTACGGCGGACTCGACGACATCGCCGCTGTGCGCGAAGCAGTGTCAGTGCCAGTGATCGGTCTGACCAAAGAAGGCGACACCGGAGTGTACATCACTCCAACCATTGCCTCCGCAGTAGCAGTGGCACAAGCAGGCGCAGACGTTGTCGCTATCGACGCTACCCTGCGCCCACGCCAAGACGGGTCGACCTTCAAAGAACAAGTCGATGCAGTTCATGCGGAAGGAAAACTCGCCATGGCCGACATCGCCACTGCTGAAGAAGCAGTTCAAGCACACCGCGATGGCGCTGACATCATCTCCACCACGTTGGCTGGTTACACCGAAAATCGTGAAAAAACTCACGGTCCCGACATCAAACTGATCAAGGAAATCCGTGAGCTCCTAGGCGATGAGATCTTCCTCATCGGTGAAGGCCGCTTCCACAGCCCAGAGCACGTCAAGCAGGGATTTTCTGCAGGTATCGACGCCGTCATCGTCGGCACCGCTATCACCGACACCGCATGGGTTACCACCCAGTTTGCTAACGCAGCCCGCGGAAACTAG
- a CDS encoding N-acetylglucosamine-6-phosphate deacetylase, which produces MKQIIGDLVTPAGVLPHHRIDIDSNGMIAAITPAPEVDNAPLVLPGLADIHNHGGAGESFPNSDYDGCVIAARHHRAHGSTTLLASTVSMPEDTLLPQLSLLADLADAGEIDGIHAEGPFVNPCRCGAQDPEAIIPGDPELFKKMISAARGWLKSMTFAPETAHATELIDLCAENNIIVSLGHTDADFSVTEKALTYAVAAGATVTATHLFNAMPAIHHRAPGAAAALIDAAARGNAHVELVADGIHLDDHTVRMVIDSVGADRVSFVSDAMGAAGKEDGDYVLGALAVTVKDSVARLTTTDGSEGAIAGGTSRVIDQVRRHVAAGFPIEDVVKAATEGTRILGLHDRGAIEVGKRADLVLCSGDFHVDHVLIKGEEI; this is translated from the coding sequence ATGAAACAGATCATCGGTGATCTGGTCACTCCAGCCGGCGTTCTACCGCACCATCGGATAGACATCGACTCTAACGGAATGATCGCAGCGATCACACCAGCACCGGAAGTAGACAATGCACCTCTCGTGCTGCCTGGCCTTGCCGACATTCACAACCACGGTGGAGCAGGGGAGTCCTTCCCCAACTCCGACTACGACGGATGTGTAATCGCCGCACGCCACCACCGCGCGCACGGATCGACCACGCTGCTGGCGTCGACAGTATCTATGCCCGAGGACACCCTCCTGCCGCAACTATCCCTCCTAGCGGATCTTGCCGACGCCGGCGAAATTGACGGAATCCACGCCGAAGGCCCCTTTGTTAACCCCTGCCGCTGCGGTGCCCAAGATCCCGAAGCGATCATCCCAGGCGACCCCGAGCTATTCAAGAAAATGATCAGCGCGGCACGTGGCTGGCTCAAATCCATGACCTTCGCCCCCGAAACCGCGCACGCCACAGAACTCATCGACCTGTGTGCTGAAAACAACATCATCGTCTCCCTCGGGCACACCGACGCCGACTTCTCCGTCACCGAAAAAGCCCTGACCTACGCAGTGGCCGCAGGCGCAACAGTGACCGCAACGCACCTGTTCAACGCCATGCCGGCCATCCACCACCGCGCACCAGGAGCTGCAGCAGCGCTTATCGACGCCGCCGCCCGCGGTAACGCTCACGTCGAGCTCGTCGCCGATGGTATCCACCTTGATGACCACACCGTACGCATGGTCATCGACTCCGTAGGTGCGGATCGCGTGAGCTTTGTCTCCGACGCGATGGGCGCAGCCGGAAAAGAAGACGGTGACTACGTTCTTGGAGCCCTTGCCGTCACAGTCAAAGACTCCGTCGCACGCTTGACTACTACCGACGGCAGCGAAGGCGCCATCGCAGGTGGTACCTCCCGTGTGATCGACCAAGTGCGCCGACACGTTGCAGCAGGATTCCCCATAGAAGACGTGGTCAAAGCCGCAACCGAAGGCACCCGAATCCTCGGACTACACGACCGCGGAGCCATCGAAGTAGGAAAACGCGCCGACCTAGTTCTATGCAGTGGCGACTTCCACGTCGACCACGTGCTGATCAAGGGCGAGGAAATCTAA
- the nagB gene encoding glucosamine-6-phosphate deaminase → MEIVITPTKEDAARIAADILEEYAREGKTLGLATGSTPLGTYQELIRRHNEEGLSFAECQAFTLDEYVGLPREHEQSYYSTIRREFTSHIDIPDEKVFNPDGTAEHPGKAAQEYDRLIADKGGVDVQILGIGTDGHIAFNEPTSSMASRTRIKTLHPDTVRDNSRFFNGDESQVPHHVMTQGIGTIREARHLLMLCFGENKADAVKAMVEGPVAAVCPASVLQLHEHATVIVDEAASAKLEHTQYYRYALENKPDWQRF, encoded by the coding sequence ATGGAGATCGTAATCACCCCCACCAAGGAAGACGCCGCCCGCATTGCAGCCGACATCTTGGAAGAATACGCACGCGAAGGTAAAACCCTTGGCCTTGCCACCGGATCTACTCCACTTGGCACCTACCAAGAGCTCATTCGGCGACACAATGAGGAAGGCTTGTCGTTCGCCGAATGCCAAGCATTTACTCTCGACGAATATGTTGGCCTGCCTCGCGAACACGAGCAAAGCTACTACAGCACCATCCGACGGGAATTTACTTCACATATCGACATCCCAGATGAGAAGGTGTTCAATCCTGACGGCACCGCAGAGCACCCAGGAAAAGCTGCACAGGAATACGATCGTCTGATCGCAGACAAAGGTGGCGTTGACGTGCAAATTCTGGGCATTGGAACCGATGGTCACATTGCCTTTAACGAGCCCACCTCGTCTATGGCAAGCCGCACGCGCATCAAGACGCTGCACCCAGACACGGTTCGTGACAACTCCCGTTTTTTTAATGGCGACGAATCACAAGTTCCACACCATGTGATGACCCAAGGAATCGGCACCATCCGCGAAGCACGACACCTGCTCATGCTCTGCTTTGGCGAGAACAAAGCAGATGCTGTCAAAGCCATGGTCGAAGGCCCAGTAGCTGCCGTATGCCCAGCATCTGTTTTGCAGCTCCACGAGCATGCCACCGTGATCGTTGATGAGGCGGCGTCCGCAAAACTTGAGCACACCCAGTATTATCGCTATGCCTTAGAGAATAAGCCTGACTGGCAACGTTTTTAA